The following coding sequences lie in one Lepeophtheirus salmonis chromosome 11, UVic_Lsal_1.4, whole genome shotgun sequence genomic window:
- the LOC121126153 gene encoding protein SSUH2 homolog yields the protein MVFGDEGTGGDEDSTSKKYEKKFSSDSDAGSENSQHEEEEDSWPTAPPLDYFDSIKGYEMVSFDAVSVPPPPSVLPPAFSLLNHNNNDTNLDPSSSPPAPPAHQPSGDAYPTGQDVSTKVGLIHLSDFETRLTENQARSALLSHIASSHCCYGKTAAKNMIIKKMEYIPAFHYELQSFSEKRETAWTYAPLGKGCLDTLGSYSSGGLPPLPWEIQEEPTQDFKDEVRLIPVPNTASTKSCHRCRGTGGVTCRDCNGKGWIRCLNCHGDGWMSDSSGFRERCFYCQHSKHGQGQQDCVKCHSKGKVNCSTCDGQGQIRCFIQLSISWKVHTAEHIVEQLQLPHDLIRDVSGQVAFEEEADRVTPVTAFSDDAIKEASAKIVFNTLGPEFDDHKLIRQRHQVRVVPVTKVSYEWKGKIHLFHVYGYENKIYLPSYPQNCCWGCVLL from the exons ATGGTTTTCGGTGATGAGGGAACTGGTGGGGACGAGGATTCGACAtccaaaaagtatgaaaaaaagttttcctcGGACTCTGATGCAGGCTCAGAGAACTCCCAACATGAAGAGGAGGAGGACTCCTGGCCTACTGCACCTCCCCTTGACTACTTTGATTCCATTAAAGGTTACGAAATGGTGTCATTTGACGCCGTGAGTGTTCCACCTCCTCCCTCAGTACTTCCTCCAGCATTTTCTCTCCTCAACCACAATAACAACGACACTAACTTAGATCCGTCCTCTTCACCACCAGCACCTCCAGCACACCAACCATCAGGGGACGCCTATCCCACTGGACAAGATGTATCGACAAAAGTGGGTCTCATCCACTTATCCGATTTTGAAACTCGTCTCACTGAGAATCAAGCACGCTCTGCACTCCTTTCGCATATTGCCTCCTCCCATTGTTGCTATGGAAAAACCGCGgcaaaaaatatgatcattaaaaaaatggagtacATTCCCGCCTTTCACTATGAACTCCAATCCTTTTCGGAAAAGAGGGAAACGGCCTGGACTTATGCACCATTAGGGAAGGGCTGTCTGGACACTCTTGGCTCATATAGCTCGGGTGGACTTCCACCTCTACCTTGGGAGATCCAGGAAGAGCCAACGCAGGACTTTAAAG ATGAAGTACGACTTATTCCCGTGCCGAATACGGCGAGCACAAAATCCTGTCATCGTTGCCGAGGTACAGGAGGAGTCACCTGTAGAGACTGTAATGGAAAAGGTTGGATCCGGTGCTTGAATTGTCATGGGGATGGTTGGATGTCCGATTCCTCAGGATTTCGCGAAAGGTGCTTTTACTGTCAACATTCCAAACATGGGCAAGGCCAACAAGACTGCGTAAAATGCCATAGTAAAGGGAAAGTCAACTGTTCGACCTGTGATGGTCAAGGACAAATTCGTTGCTTTATACAACTCTCAATCAGCTGGAAAGTACACACCGCGGAGCACATAGTTGAGCAACTCCAACTTCCTCATGATCTCATCCGCGATGTCTCTGGTCAAGTTGCCTTTGAAGAAGAGGCAGATCGTGTCACCCCCGTTACGGCATTCAGTGATGATGCCATCAAAGAGGCATCCGCTAAAATCGTTTTCAATACCCTCGGCCCAGAGTTTGATGATCACAAACTCATTCGACAGAGACATCAGGTCCGCGTAGTGCCTGTGACAAAGGTGTCCTATGAATGGAAGGGAAAGATCCATCTCTTTCACGTCTACGGctatgaaaacaaaatatacttaccCAGTTATCCACAGAATTGTTGCTGGGGATGTGTTCTTCTCTAA